ACATTGCTCCCGAAGCTAAGGAAGGTATCAGCAGTTGGGTCACTAAAGGTGCATTTAATCTGTGGAGATGGAAGGGGTGCTCTTTTGATGAGGGAGCTCAAGAATTGTAACATCTGGGTCTCGGCGGGGGTGCTCAATGCCTTGGATTCCGATGAAGAGGTGGCCAATTCACTTGAAATCCCCATAGTTGCTGAAGCTCCCTTCTCTGGGATAACGGATGAGGCGTATCGGCGCAATTTGGATTTGATCTTTCAATCTGACCTGGTCGTAGTGGCTAATATTCCCTTTGGTCCCGGGAATATTAGGAATTTACATGCCGCTGAAGAAGCTTTAAACAGGGGCATTCCGGTGATATTGATGGAGGAGACGGAGATCGGCGAGAGGGACTATACGGGTGGCGAGGCTGAACGGATGGTAAAGGTACTTAAGGAGAAAGGTGCCCTGGTCGGTCGAGGTCTTTCCGAGGTTTTGACTTTGATCGAGAGGAGGGCGGGTGAACATCATGGCTAAACTCATTTTGATGCTGGGAGGAGCTCGGAGTGGAAAGAGTACATATGCTGAGGAATTAGCCGCTGAGCTAGGCGATAAGGTCGTTTATCTCGCGACTGGAAGAAACATTGACGATGAGATGCTTGAGCGAATTGAGGAGCACAGAAGGAGGAGATCCTCGAACTGGAAGACGGTGGAGGTGGATTCGGATTTGGCCGCGACGATATGCGAATATGGTGACGAGGCCGATGTCATTCTGGTTGATTGTTTGACCCTTTACGTTTCCAATTTGCTGGAATCCCAACCCGAGAAGACGATTCTAAAAAGCATCGAGGATTTAGTGGAAAACATCCGGGATATCGATTCTACAGTAATCTTCATCTCCAACGAGGTTGGGATGGGCATTGTACCGCCATATCCCCTGGGAAGGATCTATCGGGATCTCTTGGGCAAGGTAAACCAGTTGATTGCTGAAGCTTCAGATGAGGTTTATCTTTTAATAGCCGGGATACCGTGGAGATTGAAATATAAAAAGATTGCATGAGGAGAATTTGAACTTCTTGGGCGATATGAACGAGATTATTAAAAATCTAAAGAAGGTTCTTTCCGACACGATAGAAAGAAGCTCTCATAAGGGTTTGCTTTTTTCAGGGGGACTGGATACATCCATTTTAGCGGTCATTAAACCAAAGGTTGCAGGTGTTACAGTAAGTTTAGAATCCGATGCAGAGGATATCCCATATTCGGTGTCATTAGCGAGCTTCCTAAATATAGAACATTTCCACAGGAAGGTGGATGTCGACGAAGCAATAGAA
Above is a genomic segment from Actinomycetota bacterium containing:
- the cobU gene encoding bifunctional adenosylcobinamide kinase/adenosylcobinamide-phosphate guanylyltransferase, with amino-acid sequence MAKLILMLGGARSGKSTYAEELAAELGDKVVYLATGRNIDDEMLERIEEHRRRRSSNWKTVEVDSDLAATICEYGDEADVILVDCLTLYVSNLLESQPEKTILKSIEDLVENIRDIDSTVIFISNEVGMGIVPPYPLGRIYRDLLGKVNQLIAEASDEVYLLIAGIPWRLKYKKIA